In a single window of the Citrobacter sp. Marseille-Q6884 genome:
- the dhaM gene encoding dihydroxyacetone kinase phosphoryl donor subunit DhaM: MVNLVIVSHSARLGEGVGELARQMLMNDGCKLAIAAGIDDPDSPIGTDPIKVMEAIESVADTDHVLVMMDIGSALLSAETALDLLDPAMAAKVRLCAAPLVEGTLAATVSAASGAGIDKVIADAMNALEAKRVQLGLPSHTPDAAAPTLADDGDAKSVSVIINNHNGLHVRPASKLVAALAGFNADLVLEKNGKCVTPDSLNQIALLQVRRHDKLRLLARGPDADAALAAFQALAADNFGESPEAQPTAEPAIPARVEGAAMIYPQAPIQPALPAAADIAREQQRLRQAIDQTLADLNALTELAEHKFNADIAAIFAGHHTLLDDEDLFDAANDRLLTEQCSAEWAWHQVLMELSQQYRQLDDAYLQARYIDVDDILQRTLRHLQGIKETLPFASEPTIIIADNIYPSTVLQLDASKVTGLCLRDGSEQAHGAIIARAAGIAWLCQQGEALNDIQPGEAITLDMRLQRLIRR; the protein is encoded by the coding sequence ATGGTAAACCTGGTTATTGTTTCTCATAGCGCCCGGCTGGGCGAAGGTGTCGGAGAACTGGCCCGGCAGATGTTAATGAACGATGGCTGTAAGCTGGCGATCGCCGCCGGGATCGACGATCCCGACAGCCCGATCGGCACCGATCCGATTAAAGTCATGGAGGCGATCGAATCCGTCGCCGATACCGACCATGTTCTGGTGATGATGGATATCGGCAGCGCCCTGCTCAGCGCCGAAACCGCCCTCGATCTGCTCGATCCGGCGATGGCGGCAAAGGTGCGGCTGTGCGCCGCGCCGCTGGTCGAAGGGACGCTGGCGGCCACCGTCAGCGCCGCCTCCGGCGCCGGGATCGACAAAGTTATCGCCGATGCCATGAACGCCCTGGAAGCCAAGCGGGTTCAGCTGGGTTTACCTTCGCACACGCCTGACGCCGCCGCCCCAACGCTTGCTGACGACGGCGATGCTAAATCGGTTTCAGTCATTATTAACAATCACAACGGCCTGCACGTGCGTCCGGCATCAAAGCTGGTCGCCGCGCTGGCGGGTTTTAACGCCGACCTGGTGCTGGAGAAAAACGGCAAATGCGTCACCCCGGACAGTCTGAATCAAATCGCTCTGCTACAGGTGCGCCGCCACGATAAGCTGCGCCTGCTGGCCCGCGGTCCGGACGCCGATGCGGCGCTGGCGGCGTTTCAGGCGCTGGCCGCCGATAACTTCGGCGAGTCGCCGGAGGCGCAGCCGACAGCGGAACCCGCCATACCTGCGCGTGTTGAAGGCGCCGCGATGATTTATCCGCAGGCGCCGATCCAACCGGCGCTCCCCGCCGCCGCCGACATCGCCCGCGAGCAGCAGCGCCTGCGCCAGGCGATCGACCAGACGCTGGCCGATCTCAATGCGCTCACCGAGCTGGCGGAACACAAATTTAACGCCGATATCGCGGCGATCTTCGCCGGTCATCACACCTTGCTCGACGATGAAGATCTGTTTGATGCCGCCAACGATCGCCTGCTCACCGAACAGTGCTCGGCGGAATGGGCGTGGCATCAAGTGCTGATGGAGCTCAGCCAGCAGTATCGTCAGCTGGATGACGCCTATCTGCAGGCCCGTTATATCGATGTCGACGATATTCTGCAGCGCACGCTGCGCCATCTGCAGGGTATTAAGGAGACGCTGCCATTCGCCAGTGAGCCGACGATTATTATCGCCGACAATATTTATCCCTCGACTGTACTCCAACTGGATGCCAGCAAGGTCACCGGCCTGTGCCTGCGCGACGGCAGCGAACAGGCCCACGGCGCGATTATCGCCCGCGCGGCGGGGATCGCCTGGCTATGCCAGCAGGGCGAAGCGCTGAATGATATTCAGCCTGGCGAAGCCATCACGCTCGATATGCGTCTGCAACGTCTTATTCGTCGCTAA
- the dhaL gene encoding dihydroxyacetone kinase subunit DhaL, whose product MSLNRTQIVDWLYRCGDIFTKQSDFLTGLDKEIGDADHGLNMHRGFSKVVEKLPSIADKDIGFILKNTGMTLLSNVGGASGPLFGTFFIRAAQVTQAHQSLTLDELYQMIREGADGVVNRGKAEPGDKTMCDVWLPVVESLRHSSEQHLSIPAALDAACEVAERAAHATITMQARKGRASYLGERSIGHQDPGATSVLFMVQMLAAAAKE is encoded by the coding sequence ATGTCACTGAACAGAACGCAAATCGTCGACTGGCTGTACCGCTGTGGCGACATTTTCACCAAACAGAGCGATTTTCTCACCGGCCTTGATAAAGAGATCGGCGACGCCGACCACGGCCTCAATATGCATCGCGGCTTCAGCAAAGTGGTCGAAAAGCTGCCGTCGATCGCCGATAAAGACATCGGTTTTATTCTCAAGAATACCGGGATGACGCTGCTTTCCAACGTCGGCGGCGCCAGCGGCCCGCTGTTCGGCACCTTCTTTATCCGCGCCGCCCAGGTCACCCAGGCGCATCAGAGCCTGACCCTCGACGAGCTTTATCAGATGATCCGCGAAGGCGCGGACGGCGTCGTCAACCGTGGTAAAGCGGAGCCGGGCGATAAGACGATGTGCGACGTCTGGCTGCCGGTGGTGGAATCCCTGCGTCATTCCAGCGAGCAACATCTGTCTATCCCTGCCGCGCTGGATGCCGCCTGCGAAGTGGCCGAGCGCGCCGCCCACGCCACCATCACCATGCAGGCGCGTAAAGGCCGCGCCAGCTATCTCGGCGAGCGCAGCATCGGGCATCAGGATCCCGGCGCGACCTCGGTGCTGTTTATGGTTCAGATGCTGGCTGCCGCCGCCAAAGAGTAA
- the dhaK gene encoding dihydroxyacetone kinase subunit DhaK, translated as MKKLINRVEDVLSEQLIGLAKAHPELTLHQDPVYVTRADAPVAGKVALLSGGGSGHEPMHCGYIGQGMLSGACPGEIFTSPTPDKMFECAMQIDGGEGVLLIIKNYTGDILNFETATELLHESGVKVTTVVVDDDVAVKDSLYTAGRRGVANTVLIEKLVGAAAERGDSLEACAELGRRLNNLGHSIGIALGACTVPAAGQPSFTLKDDEMEFGVGIHGEPGIDRRRFSSLDQTVDEMVDTLLENGAYSRTLRQWDNVKGAWQEVKQSKTALQNGDRVIALANNLGATPLSELYGVYNRLAQRCEASGIVIERNLIGSYCTSLDMAGFSITLLKADDDTLALWDAPVHTPALNWGK; from the coding sequence ATGAAAAAACTGATTAACCGTGTGGAAGATGTACTGAGTGAACAGCTTATCGGCCTGGCGAAGGCGCATCCTGAACTGACGCTGCACCAGGACCCGGTCTATGTCACCCGCGCTGATGCACCGGTCGCCGGCAAAGTGGCGCTGCTCTCCGGCGGCGGCAGCGGACACGAACCGATGCACTGCGGCTACATCGGCCAGGGCATGCTCTCCGGCGCCTGTCCGGGGGAAATTTTCACCTCGCCGACGCCGGACAAAATGTTCGAATGCGCGATGCAGATTGACGGCGGCGAAGGCGTCCTGCTGATTATCAAAAACTATACCGGCGACATCCTGAATTTTGAGACCGCCACCGAGCTGCTGCACGAAAGTGGCGTTAAGGTTACCACCGTCGTGGTGGATGACGACGTGGCGGTAAAAGACAGCCTCTATACCGCCGGACGCCGCGGCGTCGCCAATACCGTGCTGATTGAAAAACTGGTCGGCGCCGCCGCCGAACGCGGCGACTCGCTGGAAGCCTGCGCTGAACTGGGCCGCCGTTTAAATAACCTTGGTCACTCGATTGGCATCGCGCTGGGCGCCTGCACCGTACCGGCCGCCGGACAGCCCTCCTTTACCCTGAAAGATGATGAGATGGAGTTCGGCGTCGGCATCCATGGCGAGCCGGGTATCGACCGCCGCCGCTTCAGCTCGCTCGACCAAACCGTCGATGAGATGGTCGATACCCTGCTGGAAAACGGCGCATACAGCCGCACGCTGCGCCAGTGGGATAACGTCAAGGGAGCGTGGCAGGAAGTGAAACAGAGCAAAACCGCGCTGCAAAACGGCGATCGGGTTATCGCGCTGGCCAATAACCTCGGCGCCACCCCGCTTTCCGAACTGTACGGCGTTTACAACCGCCTTGCCCAGCGCTGCGAAGCGTCCGGCATTGTGATTGAACGCAACCTCATCGGCAGCTACTGCACCTCGCTGGATATGGCGGGTTTCTCCATCACCCTGCTGAAAGCGGATGATGACACACTGGCGTTATGGGACGCCCCGGTCCATACCCCAGCGCTGAACTGGGGAAAATAA
- a CDS encoding glycerol dehydrogenase: MLKVIQSPAKYLQGPDAAMLFGEYAKNLADSFFVIADDFVMKLAGDKVLNGLHSHNISCHAERFNGECSHAEINRLIAILKQHGCRGVVGIGGGKTLDTAKAIGYYQKLPVVVIPTIASTDAPTSALSVIYTEAGEFEEYLIYPKNPDMVVMDTAIIAKAPVRLLVAGMGDALSTWFEAKACFDARATSMAGGQSTAAALSLARLCYDTLLAEGEKARLAAQAGVVTDALERIVEANTYLSGIGFESSGLAGAHAIHNGFTILEECHHLYHGEKVAFGTLAQLVLQNSPLEEIETVMGFCEKVGLPITLAQMGVKEGIESKIHAVAKATCAEGETIHNMPFPVTADSVYAAILTADLLGQQWLAR, encoded by the coding sequence ATGCTAAAAGTTATTCAATCTCCAGCCAAATATCTCCAGGGACCTGATGCCGCCATGCTGTTTGGCGAATACGCTAAAAACCTGGCCGACAGCTTTTTTGTTATCGCCGATGACTTCGTGATGAAGTTGGCGGGCGACAAAGTATTGAACGGCCTGCATAGCCACAATATTAGCTGCCATGCGGAACGGTTTAACGGCGAGTGCAGCCATGCGGAAATCAACCGCCTGATCGCCATTCTTAAGCAGCACGGCTGCCGCGGCGTGGTGGGTATCGGCGGCGGGAAAACCCTCGATACAGCGAAGGCGATCGGCTATTACCAGAAGCTGCCGGTGGTGGTGATCCCGACAATTGCCTCAACCGATGCGCCGACCAGCGCGCTGTCGGTTATCTACACCGAGGCGGGCGAGTTTGAAGAGTATCTGATCTACCCGAAAAACCCGGATATGGTGGTGATGGACACGGCGATTATCGCCAAAGCGCCGGTACGCTTGCTGGTGGCCGGGATGGGCGATGCGCTCTCCACCTGGTTTGAAGCCAAGGCCTGCTTCGATGCGCGAGCCACCAGCATGGCGGGCGGGCAGTCCACGGCGGCGGCCTTGAGCCTGGCGCGCCTGTGCTATGATACGCTGCTGGCGGAAGGCGAAAAAGCACGCCTGGCGGCTCAGGCTGGAGTGGTGACCGATGCGCTGGAGCGTATTGTCGAAGCCAACACCTATCTGAGCGGTATCGGTTTTGAGAGCAGCGGCCTGGCCGGCGCGCACGCGATTCACAACGGTTTCACCATCCTTGAAGAGTGCCACCATCTGTATCACGGCGAAAAAGTCGCTTTCGGCACCCTGGCGCAGCTGGTACTGCAAAATAGCCCGCTGGAAGAGATCGAAACCGTGATGGGCTTCTGTGAAAAAGTCGGCCTGCCGATCACCCTTGCCCAGATGGGCGTGAAAGAGGGTATCGAAAGCAAAATCCACGCGGTGGCGAAAGCCACCTGCGCGGAAGGCGAAACCATCCACAATATGCCGTTCCCGGTCACCGCGGATAGCGTCTACGCCGCCATCCTTACCGCGGACCTGCTTGGGCAGCAGTGGCTGGCGCGTTAA
- a CDS encoding glycerol dehydrogenase, whose protein sequence is MLKVIQSPAKYLQGPDASTLFGQYAKNLADSFFVIADDFVMKLAGEKVLNGLHSHDISCHAERFNGECSHVEINRLIAILKKHGCRGVVGIGGGKTLDTAKAIGYYQKLPVVVIPTIASTDAPTSALSVIYTEAGEFEEYLIYPKNPDMVVMDTAIIAKAPVRLLVAGMGDALSTWFEAKACYDARATSMAGGQSTVAALSLARLCYDTLLAEGEKARLAAQAGVVTDALERIVEANTYLSGIGFESSGLAGAHAIHNGFTILEECHHLYHGEKVAFGTLAQLVLQNSPMEEIETVLNFCQKVGLPVTLAEMGVKDDIDGKIMAVAKATCAEGETIHNMPFPVTPESVHAAILTADLLGQQWLAR, encoded by the coding sequence ATGCTAAAAGTTATTCAATCTCCAGCCAAATATCTCCAGGGTCCTGACGCTTCTACCTTATTTGGTCAATACGCTAAAAATCTGGCGGACAGCTTTTTCGTGATTGCGGACGACTTCGTCATGAAGCTGGCGGGAGAAAAGGTACTCAATGGCCTGCACAGCCATGACATTAGCTGCCACGCGGAACGCTTCAACGGTGAATGCAGCCATGTTGAAATTAATCGCCTGATTGCCATTCTGAAAAAACACGGTTGCCGCGGCGTGGTTGGGATTGGCGGTGGGAAAACGTTAGATACCGCCAAAGCAATTGGTTATTACCAGAAGCTGCCGGTAGTGGTGATCCCGACCATCGCCTCAACCGATGCGCCAACCAGCGCGCTGTCCGTTATCTATACCGAAGCGGGTGAGTTTGAAGAGTATCTGATCTACCCGAAAAACCCGGATATGGTGGTGATGGATACCGCAATTATTGCCAAAGCGCCGGTACGTCTGCTGGTGGCCGGGATGGGCGATGCGCTCTCGACCTGGTTTGAAGCGAAAGCCTGTTATGACGCTCGGGCGACCAGCATGGCGGGCGGGCAGTCCACCGTGGCGGCGCTGAGCCTGGCGCGCCTGTGCTATGATACCCTGCTGGCGGAAGGCGAAAAGGCACGCTTAGCCGCCCAGGCTGGCGTGGTGACCGATGCGCTGGAACGTATTGTCGAAGCCAACACCTACCTCAGCGGTATCGGCTTTGAAAGCAGCGGCCTTGCGGGGGCACATGCCATCCATAACGGCTTTACGATTCTGGAAGAGTGCCACCATCTGTACCACGGTGAAAAAGTCGCCTTTGGTACGCTGGCGCAGCTGGTGCTGCAGAACAGCCCGATGGAAGAGATCGAAACCGTGCTGAATTTCTGTCAGAAAGTGGGCCTGCCGGTAACGTTAGCGGAAATGGGTGTGAAAGACGACATTGACGGCAAGATTATGGCCGTGGCTAAAGCCACCTGCGCAGAAGGTGAAACTATTCACAATATGCCGTTCCCGGTGACGCCTGAAAGCGTACATGCCGCTATTTTGACGGCAGACCTGCTGGGACAGCAGTGGCTGGCGCGTTAA
- the dhaR gene encoding dihydroxyacetone kinase operon transcriptional regulator DhaR yields MTAHTHSIGQEVSSVLAQSWHRCSKFMQRETWQAPHQAQGLTFESICRRKTALLTIAQAALEDAWEFMDGRPCALLILDESACILSRCGDPQTIEQLAELGFRDGSYCAESIIGSCALSLATMPGQPTKTSGAQHFKQALHPWSFCSTPVFDNHGHLFGSISLCCLVEHESVSDLSLTLAIAREVGNSLLTDSLLAESNRHLNQMYGLLESMDDGVMAWNEQGVLQFLNARAALLLHLDAQASQGKNIHDLLNMPMLLRRAIKHARGLNHVEVTFESQHQFVDAVITLKPIVEEQGNSFILLLHPVEQMRQLMTSQLGKVSHTFEQMSTDDPETRRLIHFGRQAARGSFPILLCGEEGVGKELLSQAIHNESERASGPYIAVNCQLYANSVLGQDFMGSAPTDDENGRLSRLELANGGTLFLEKIEYLAPELQSALLQVIKQGVLTRLDARRLIPVDVKVIATTTVDLANLVEQNRFSRQLYYALHSFEIVIPPLRARRNSIPSLIYTRLNSLKKRFSSSLKIDDDALAQLVAYSWPGNDFELNSIIENIAISSDNGHIRLSNLPDYLFAERPGLETASSLLPASLTFTAIEKEAIIHAARVTSGRVQEMSQLLNIGRTTLWRKMKQYDIDASQFKRKHLE; encoded by the coding sequence ATGACGGCGCACACGCATAGCATCGGGCAGGAAGTCTCTTCGGTTCTCGCCCAGTCCTGGCATCGTTGCAGCAAGTTTATGCAGCGGGAAACCTGGCAGGCGCCGCATCAGGCGCAAGGGCTGACCTTTGAGTCGATTTGTCGTCGCAAGACGGCGCTGCTGACGATTGCGCAGGCCGCGCTGGAAGATGCCTGGGAGTTTATGGACGGTCGTCCGTGCGCACTGCTGATTCTGGATGAATCAGCCTGTATTCTCAGCCGTTGCGGCGATCCGCAGACGATAGAACAGCTGGCGGAGCTTGGATTTCGCGACGGCAGCTATTGCGCGGAAAGCATTATCGGCAGTTGTGCGCTGTCGCTGGCGACGATGCCGGGGCAGCCGACAAAAACCTCTGGCGCTCAGCACTTTAAACAGGCGTTGCATCCGTGGTCGTTCTGCTCGACGCCGGTGTTCGATAACCATGGGCATCTGTTTGGCTCCATCTCATTGTGCTGTCTGGTAGAACATGAGTCCGTTTCTGATTTATCCCTGACGCTGGCGATTGCCAGAGAAGTCGGCAATTCATTGCTGACCGACAGCCTGCTGGCAGAATCCAACCGCCATCTGAACCAGATGTACGGGCTGCTGGAGAGCATGGATGATGGCGTGATGGCCTGGAATGAGCAGGGGGTGTTGCAGTTCCTCAATGCGCGCGCGGCGCTGCTTTTGCATCTCGACGCGCAGGCCAGCCAGGGCAAAAACATTCACGACCTGCTCAATATGCCCATGCTGCTGCGTCGGGCAATTAAACATGCCCGCGGTCTGAATCACGTCGAAGTCACTTTTGAAAGCCAGCACCAGTTTGTTGATGCTGTTATCACCCTGAAGCCGATTGTTGAGGAGCAGGGCAACAGCTTTATCCTGCTGCTGCACCCGGTGGAGCAAATGCGTCAGCTGATGACCAGCCAGCTTGGTAAGGTGAGCCACACCTTTGAGCAGATGTCGACGGACGATCCGGAAACCCGACGCTTGATCCATTTTGGTCGCCAGGCGGCAAGGGGGAGTTTCCCGATCCTGCTGTGTGGGGAAGAGGGCGTAGGGAAAGAGCTGCTGAGCCAGGCCATTCACAATGAAAGCGAACGCGCCAGCGGACCGTATATTGCCGTGAACTGTCAGCTGTATGCCAACAGCGTGCTGGGGCAGGATTTTATGGGCAGTGCGCCTACCGATGATGAAAATGGTCGGTTGAGCCGCCTTGAGCTGGCGAACGGCGGCACGCTGTTTCTGGAGAAAATTGAATATCTGGCACCGGAGCTGCAATCCGCGCTGTTACAGGTGATTAAGCAGGGAGTATTAACCCGTCTTGATGCCCGTCGGCTGATTCCGGTGGATGTGAAAGTGATCGCCACCACTACGGTTGATCTCGCTAATCTGGTGGAGCAAAACCGCTTTAGCCGCCAACTGTATTACGCGCTGCACTCTTTTGAGATTGTTATCCCGCCGCTACGGGCGCGGCGTAACAGTATTCCCTCGCTGATTTATACGCGACTGAATAGCCTGAAAAAACGCTTCTCATCCAGCCTGAAGATCGACGACGACGCGCTGGCACAACTGGTGGCTTATTCGTGGCCGGGCAATGATTTCGAGCTGAACAGCATTATCGAAAACATCGCTATCAGTAGCGATAACGGGCATATCCGGCTGAGTAATTTACCTGATTATCTGTTTGCCGAGCGTCCCGGTCTGGAGACCGCGTCTTCCCTGCTGCCAGCCAGCCTGACGTTTACCGCTATCGAAAAAGAGGCGATTATCCATGCCGCCCGTGTCACCAGTGGGCGAGTACAGGAGATGTCGCAACTGCTGAATATTGGTCGCACCACCTTGTGGCGTAAGATGAAGCAGTACGACATCGACGCCAGCCAGTTTAAGCGCAAACATCTGGAGTAG
- a CDS encoding cob(I)yrinic acid a,c-diamide adenosyltransferase produces the protein MYRIYTRTGDKGTTALFGGSRIDKDDIRVNAYGTVDELISQLGVCYASSRQAELRQDLHAIQKMLFVLGAELASDEKGLARLTQTINAEDIQALEQLIDRNMAQSGPLKEFVIPGKNLASAQLHVARTLARRLERILIAMDKKLTLRDEPRRYINRLSDALFSMARIEETTPDVCA, from the coding sequence ATGTATCGCATCTATACCCGAACCGGTGATAAAGGCACGACCGCGCTATTTGGCGGCAGCCGTATCGACAAAGACGACATCCGCGTTAACGCCTATGGTACGGTGGATGAACTGATTTCCCAGCTTGGCGTCTGCTATGCCAGCTCGCGCCAGGCAGAATTACGCCAGGATCTGCATGCCATCCAGAAGATGCTGTTTGTGCTGGGGGCGGAACTCGCCAGCGATGAGAAAGGTCTCGCCCGCTTAACGCAGACGATTAACGCCGAGGATATTCAGGCGCTGGAGCAACTTATTGATCGCAATATGGCGCAGAGCGGCCCCCTGAAAGAATTTGTCATTCCGGGGAAAAATCTGGCATCGGCACAACTACACGTGGCGCGCACCCTGGCACGGCGGCTGGAGCGGATCCTCATCGCGATGGACAAAAAGCTGACGTTACGCGATGAACCCAGGCGTTATATCAACCGGCTGTCGGATGCGCTGTTCTCCATGGCCAGAATCGAAGAAACTACTCCAGATGTTTGCGCTTAA
- a CDS encoding glycerol dehydratase reactivase beta/small subunit family protein — MSLSSPGVHLFYHSRWQDTRVLDELCWGLEEQGVPCRTICCDEHDCALALSKLAAKSSTLRVGLGLSASGDIALTHAQLPEDRALVCGHIAAGIASIRTLGANAGQLVKVLPFSEIK, encoded by the coding sequence ATGTCACTTTCATCACCGGGCGTACATCTGTTTTATCACTCACGCTGGCAGGATACGCGCGTGCTTGATGAACTATGCTGGGGGCTGGAAGAGCAAGGCGTCCCTTGCCGGACAATCTGTTGCGACGAGCATGACTGCGCGCTGGCCCTCAGCAAGCTGGCGGCTAAAAGCTCAACGCTACGCGTGGGTCTCGGCCTCAGCGCCAGTGGTGATATTGCCCTAACCCACGCCCAGCTACCCGAGGATCGGGCGCTGGTCTGCGGGCATATCGCCGCTGGGATAGCCAGCATCCGCACGCTCGGCGCCAATGCGGGCCAACTGGTCAAAGTGCTTCCCTTCAGCGAGATAAAATAA
- the dhaT gene encoding 1,3-propanediol dehydrogenase — protein sequence MSYRMFDYLVPNVNFFGPNAISVVGERCKLLGGKKALLVTDKGLRAIKDGAVDKTLEHLREAGIDVVVFDGVEPNPKDTNVRDGLDVFRKEQCDIIVTVGGGSPHDCGKGIGIAATHEGDLYSYAGIETLTNPLPPIVAVNTTAGTASEVTRHCVLTNTKTKVKFVIVSWRNLPSVSINDPLLMLGKPAPLTAATGMDALTHAVEAYISKDANPVTDAAAIQAIRLIARNLRQAVALGSNLKARENMAYASLLAGMAFNNANLGYVHAMAHQLGGLYDMPHGVANAVLLPHVARYNLIANPEKFADIAEFMGENTDGLSTMDAAELAIRAIARLSADIGIPQHLRELGVKEADFPYMAEMALKDGNAFSNPRKGNEKEIAGIFRQAF from the coding sequence ATGAGCTATCGTATGTTTGATTACCTGGTGCCAAATGTGAACTTTTTTGGCCCGAATGCTATTTCCGTCGTGGGCGAACGCTGCAAACTGTTGGGCGGTAAAAAAGCGCTGCTGGTGACTGATAAAGGTCTGCGAGCCATTAAGGACGGCGCGGTTGATAAAACCCTCGAACATCTGCGTGAAGCCGGTATTGACGTGGTGGTGTTTGACGGCGTCGAGCCAAACCCTAAAGACACCAACGTGCGCGACGGCCTGGACGTTTTTCGTAAAGAGCAATGCGATATCATCGTTACCGTCGGCGGTGGTAGCCCGCATGACTGCGGTAAAGGCATCGGTATCGCGGCGACGCACGAAGGCGATCTCTATAGCTATGCCGGGATTGAAACCCTGACCAATCCGCTGCCGCCGATCGTCGCGGTGAATACCACCGCCGGTACCGCCAGCGAAGTCACCCGTCACTGCGTGCTGACCAATACCAAAACCAAAGTGAAGTTTGTGATTGTCAGTTGGCGCAACCTGCCGTCGGTTTCCATTAATGACCCACTGCTGATGCTCGGCAAACCTGCGCCACTGACTGCGGCAACAGGAATGGACGCCCTGACCCACGCCGTTGAGGCCTATATTTCAAAAGATGCCAACCCGGTTACCGACGCCGCCGCTATCCAGGCAATTCGTCTGATCGCCCGCAACTTACGCCAGGCCGTAGCACTGGGCAGCAACCTGAAAGCTCGCGAGAATATGGCCTATGCCTCTTTGCTGGCGGGTATGGCCTTCAACAACGCCAACCTTGGCTACGTTCACGCGATGGCGCATCAGCTTGGCGGTCTGTACGACATGCCGCACGGCGTAGCAAATGCCGTCCTGCTGCCGCACGTGGCGCGCTATAACCTGATCGCTAATCCGGAGAAATTTGCCGACATCGCGGAGTTTATGGGTGAGAACACTGACGGTCTGTCCACCATGGATGCTGCCGAGCTGGCGATTCGCGCCATCGCTCGCCTGTCAGCCGATATCGGTATTCCGCAGCATCTGCGCGAGCTGGGCGTCAAAGAAGCCGATTTCCCGTATATGGCGGAAATGGCGCTGAAAGACGGCAATGCCTTCTCCAACCCGCGTAAAGGTAACGAGAAAGAAATTGCCGGGATCTTCCGTCAGGCATTCTGA
- a CDS encoding GlcG/HbpS family heme-binding protein — MNKSQPIATITLAAAKKMAQAVEAKALEINVPVVFSVVDRGGNTLLMQRMDDAFVTSCDISLNKAYTACCLRQGTHEITDAVQPGASLYGLQLTNQQRIVIFGGGLPVMLNDKLIGAVGVSGGTVEQDMLLAQTALNCFSEL, encoded by the coding sequence GTGAATAAGAGCCAACCAATCGCCACCATTACGCTGGCGGCGGCGAAAAAAATGGCGCAGGCCGTCGAGGCTAAAGCGCTTGAGATCAACGTGCCGGTGGTCTTTTCCGTGGTGGATCGCGGCGGCAACACGCTGCTGATGCAACGCATGGACGACGCGTTCGTCACCAGCTGTGATATTTCTCTTAATAAAGCGTATACCGCCTGCTGTCTGCGGCAGGGGACCCATGAAATTACCGACGCGGTACAACCGGGTGCGTCACTATATGGTTTACAGCTAACGAATCAACAGCGGATCGTTATTTTTGGTGGCGGCTTACCTGTCATGTTAAACGATAAATTAATCGGTGCTGTCGGCGTAAGTGGCGGTACTGTCGAACAAGACATGTTATTAGCGCAAACCGCACTGAATTGTTTCTCTGAATTATAA